The Prunus persica cultivar Lovell chromosome G7, Prunus_persica_NCBIv2, whole genome shotgun sequence genome has a segment encoding these proteins:
- the LOC18769397 gene encoding uncharacterized protein LOC18769397 — MASKLRQLQSKACQATQFVSKHGSTYYKNLLEQNKQYIQHPPTVEKCNELSKQLFYTRLASIPGRTESFWKEVDYIKHLWKNRQDLKVEDAGIAALFGLECFAWFCAGEIVGRGFTFTGYYP; from the exons ATGGCATCGAAGTTGCGCCAGTTGCAATCTAAGGCTTGTCAAGCAACACAGTTTGTGTCCAAGCATGGAAGTACCTACTACAAGAATTTGTTAGAGCAGAACAAGCAATACATTCAGCATCCACCAACAGTTGAGAAGTGCAATGAGCTGTCAAAGCAATTGTTTTATACTCGACTTGCTAG TATTCCTGGCCGTACCGAATCATTCTGGAAGGAAGTTGATTACATCAAGCATTTGTGGAAGAACAGGCAGGACCTGAAGGTTGAAGATGCTGGCATTGCTGCTTTGTTTGGGCTGGAGTGCTTTGCATGGTTTTGTGCTGGTGAGATTGTGGGAAGGGGATTTACCTTCACTGGTTACTATCCTTGA
- the LOC18769798 gene encoding probable phospholipase A2 homolog 1, with amino-acid sequence MSMSRDAGLRRTTSFAAAFAVVIFSLIAVARCSNNDSEVTCSRICVAENCNSVGIRYGKYCGVGWTGCPGEKPCDDLDACCKIHDDCVGKKGMTDIKCHEKFKTCIKKVQKSGKVGFSQQCPYETAVPTMVQGMDLAIMLSQFSNSKLEL; translated from the exons ATGTCAATGTCGCGAGACGCCGGCCTCCGTCGTACGACAAGTTTTGCCGCCGCATTCGCCGTCGTTATCTTCTCCCTCATCGCCGTCGCCCGCTGCTCCAACAATGACTCCGAG GTGACCTGCAGCCGAATCTGCGTAGCAGAGAACTGTAATT CTGTTGGGATTCGGTACGGAAAGTACTGCGGAGTAGGGTGGACCGGCTGCCCAGGGGAGAAGCCCTGCGATGATCTTGATGCTTGCTGCAAGATTCATGATGATTGTGTTGGCAAAAAAg GTATGACCGATATAAAATGCCATGAGAAGTTCAAGACCTGCATAAAGAAAGTACAAAAATCTGGGAAGGTTGGATTTTCTCAGCAGTGTCCTTATGAGACAGCTGTGCCTACAATGGTACAAGGTATGGATTTGGCTATCATGCTGAGCCAGTTTAGTAACTCGAAGCTCGAACTATGA
- the LOC18770926 gene encoding uncharacterized protein LOC18770926 has translation MLHRSFKPAKCKTSLKLAVSRIKLLKNKKDAQVKQIKRELAQLLETGQERTARIRVEHVLREEKTKAAYELIEIYCELIAARLPMIESQKNCPIDLKEAITSVVFASPRCADIPELMDVRKHFTAKYGKEFISGAVELRPDCGVNRMLVEKLSAKSPDGPTKMKILAAIAEEHNVKWDPESFEEKESKPPEDLLNGPNTFGSASKIHVEPPRGPPPPNHDVKEPSNVQVPPQSYENHDVSMNFNQQSARSSPRFRDSASSNVSSNKATASDTFHPEVRSSGNRTDGTENRHSFHADGNTSSTGRQNWNMNFKDAASAAQAAAESAEMASMAARAAAELSRQHSSESRDKFSQSASLTSSRTSINNDPSLNSHQMADRYPQRKSSEPEKRDSIGEMSTKRQSSNTDVYASEMQTGRESDNVSYFGDMGSEEKSSRHSSQSNSIGEVSTKRQSSNIDVYASEMQTGRESDNVSYFGDMGSEEKSSRRPYQSNSIGEVSTKRQSSNIDVYDSEMQTGRESDHVSYFGDMGSEEKSSWRSSQSNSIGEVSTKRQSSNIDVYLSEMQTAKKPDNISYFGDMRSEEKSSRPASQSNSSFGSDDQEDVLRGNDHISYSGDMRTGEQSARSHSRNSSNDHVNVSTGLGEDSFVGDANIYQSTKQMNSYGNAALVFDDSGSDDDKYKFDVEDFKGQESSFYFPSPDRNSFSSSAHLNDWSSKHQTDEVQFKSTSQLSSSLTQHSPPVFSENLTGSVASSEPNDLLPVAFDASDGPSSDSEEEVDKSKLSQSTVSKFSSAQSRSARHRSFGSSSSEELNLGSNQKSWLLPSSLNLNSVDVQPERSQGVENSTASEEKFDYDELPTGEPSRGLMKSGLDSNVKDDFQTLQLPQTVKDSEVSEGCSCVSDTDNELNYGTLTGGLRNKGYKHPPFTRKPSGNSLFVKQVTEDTKIEQPSHSPKVRTSIVSGASSQEPNNLQGSTKLIKERSRRTQVSYIAPDDDSSGDELSHGIVSSGKDPFNKKLGSEAKASSKSTFGFFDSEDSEGEEDLHTKISTSNARPSAKLSRRTQPSSSNSVRSSSSKTAVVSDVSRTSEYRKVSSRSSYATETLPKSSSHTKSSERSGSREWNRPAEQAAPEPIPESQRSSPVETSKSYRNSSSRSSYATETVPKPLSQTKSSERPGSQEWHRPAEEAAPKPIPESKRSSPVETSNSYGNPSSRSSYATETVPKPLSQTKSSERPGSQEWHIPAEEATPKPIPDSKRSSPVETSKSYRNPSSRSSYATETLPKPSSQTKGSERPGSQEWHRPAEEAAPKPIAESKRSSTIETSKSYGNPSYATETLQRPLSQTKSSMRQGSQERHRPVEQAASKPIPESKRSSVHVETSKSFPREQSSSLSPKIATARSTETPKSSGPTVESAPKEKASHVHPKLPDSDAIIAKFMALRQSRQ, from the exons ATGCTTCACAGGAGCTTCAAGCCAGCCAAATG caaaacgtcgttaaagctTGCGGTTTCTCGGATAAAGCTATTGAAGAACAAGAAAGATGCACAAGTGAAGCAGATAAAAAGGGAATTGGCCCAATTACTTGAGACTGGCCAGGAACGGACTGCTAGAATTCGG GTTGAACATGTCCTCAGGGAAGAGAAGACGAAGGCAGCATATGAACTTATTGAGATATATTGCGAACTTATTGCAGCACGCTTGCCTATGATCGAGTCACAAAA AAACTGCCCCATTGATCTGAAGGAAGCAATTACTAGTGTAGTATTTGCATCTCCAAGATGTGCAGACATACCAGAACTCATGGATGTTCGCAAGCATTTCACTGCTAAATATGGAAAGGAGTTTATCTCTGGAGCTGTTGAATTGCGCCCAGATTGTGGTGTAAATCGTATG TTAGTGGAGAAATTATCTGCCAAATCACCTGACGGCCCTACGAAGATGAAAATCTTGGCTGCAATTGCAGAGGAACATAACGTCAAATGGGATCCTGAATCATTTGAAGAGAAAGAGTCCAAGCCTCCGGAGGACCTGCTG AATGGACCAAATACTTTTGGCTCGGCCAGTAAAATTCATGTGGAACCTCCGCGTGGCCCACCTCCACCTAATCATGATGTCAAGGAACCTTCTAATGTTCAGGTTCCACCTCAAAGTTATGAGAATCATGATGTATCCATGAACTTTAATCAGCAGAGTGCAAGATCTTCACCTCGCTTCCGGGATTCTGCTTCTTCAAATGTTTCTTCCAACAAAGCAACCGCATCTGACACATTTCATCCAGAAGTGAGATCTTCAG GAAATAGAACTGATGGGACGGAAAATAGGCATTCATTTCATGCGGACGGAAATACTTCTTCAACGGGTAGGCAGAATTGGAACATGAACTTTAAGGATGCTGCCTCTGCAGCGCAGGCAGCTGCTGAATCAGCAGAAATGGCAAGCATGGCTGCCAGAGCAGCTGCAGAACTTTCAAGGCAACATTCTTCAGAATCACGGGATAAATTTAGCCAGTCAGCTTCTTTAACATCTAGTAGAACTTCCATTAACAATGATCCTTCACTGAATAGTCACCAAATGGCAGATCGATATCCTCAAAGGAAGTCATCTGAACCTGAGAAACGTGACTCTATAGGTGAAATGAGTACAAAGAGACAGTCCAGCAACACTGATGTGTATGCTAGTGAGATGCAAACTGGAAGGGAATCTGATAATGTTTCTTATTTTGGCGATATGGGATCGGAAGAGAAATCTAGCAGGCATTCCTCCCAATCTAATTCTATAGGTGAAGTGAGTACTAAGAGACAGTCCAGCAACATTGATGTGTATGCTAGTGAGATGCAAACTGGAAGGGAATCTGATAATGTTTCTTATTTTGGCGATATGGGATCGGAAGAGAAATCTAGCAGGCGTCCCTACCAATCTAATTCTATAGGTGAAGTGAGTACGAAGAGACAGTCCAGCAACATTGATGTGTATGATAGTGAGATGCAAACTGGAAGGGAATCTGATCATGTTTCTTATTTTGGTGATATGGGATCAGAAGAGAAATCTAGCTGGCGTTCCTCCCAATCTAATTCTATAGGTGAAGTGAGTACGAAGAGACAGTCCAGCAACATTGATGTGTATTTGAGTGAGATGCAAACTGCAAAGAAACCTGataatatttcttattttggcGATATGAGATCTGAAGAGAAATCTAGTAGGCCTGCCTCCCAATCTAATTCAAGTTTTGGTAGTGATGATCAGGAGGATGTTTTGAGAGGGAATGATCATATTTCTTATTCGGGAGATATGAGGACTGGAGAACAATCTGCCAGGTctcattcaagaaattcaagTAATGATCACGTAAATGTTTCCACTGGCCTGGGTGAGGATTCTTTTGTTGGTGATGCTAATATCTATCAGAGCACAAAGCAAATGAATTCTTATGGAAATGCTGCTTTGGTTTTTGATGACTCTGGTTCAGATGatgataaatataaatttgatgTGGAGGACTTCAAGGGCCAAGAatctagtttttattttccttctcccGATAGaaactcattttcttcttcagctcaTTTAAATGATTGGAGCTCCAAACATCAGACTGATGAAGTACAATTTAAGTCCACTTCACAATTAAGTTCTTCATTGACGCAGCACTCCCCTCCTGTTTTTTCAGAAAACTTGACAGGTTCTGTGGCTTCTTCAGAACCAAATGACTTGTTGCCTGTTGCTTTTGATGCTTCAGATGGCCCAAGTTCAGACAGTGAAGAGGAGGTAGACAAGTCTAAGCTTTCCCAGAGCACAGTTTCTAAATTTTCTTCTGCACAGAGCCGTAGTGCAAGACATAGGTCATTTGGATCTTCATCTTCGGAGGAGTTAAATTTGGGTTCTAATCAAAAGTCATGGTTACTGCCTTCATCTCTTAATTTGAACTCCGTTGATGTACAGCCTGAGAGAAGCCAAGGAGTTGAAAATAGCACTGCCTCGGAGGAAAAGTTTGATTATGATGAATTGCCTACTGGTGAGCCATCTCGAGGGCTAATGAAATCTGGATTAGACTCAAATGTTAAGGACGATTTTCAAACACTACAGTTGCCTCAAACTGTGAAAGATAGTGAGGTTTCAGAGGGGTGTAGTTGTGTAAGCGACACTGACAATGAGTTGAACTATGGGACTTTGACAGGTGGCCTGCGGAATAAGGGGTATAAGCATCCACCGTTTACCAGGAAACCATCAGGAAACTCTTTGTTTGTCAAACAAGTCACTGAGGATACTAAGATTGAGCAACCTTCCCATTCTCCGAAAGTCAGGACTTCCATCGTTTCTGGTGCTTCTAGTCAAGAGCCAAATAATCTGCAAGGGAGCACAAAACTGATTAAGGAACGGAGCCGAAGAACCCAAGTCTCATATATTGCTCCCGATGATGATTCTTCAGGGGATGAACTGTCACATGGAATTGTTAGCAGTGGTAAAGACccattcaataaaaaattgggATCTGAAGCAAAGGCAAGCTCAAAATCCACATTTGGTTTCTTTGATTCAGAGGATAGCGAAGGTGAGGAAGATCTTCACACAAAGATTTCCACTAGCAATGCCCGTCCAAGTGCTAAACTATCTAGAAGGACACAGCCCTCTTCTTCAAATTCTGTTAGAAGTTCTAGCTCAAAGACAGCAGTTGTTTCTGATGTGTCAAGGACTTCAGAATATAGAAAAGTCTCTTCAAGGAGTTCCTATGCCACTGAAACTCTACCAAAGTCCTCATCCCATACCAAGAGCTCAGAGCGCTCAGGGAGTCGGGAGTGGAATAGACCCGCAGAACAAGCAGCTCCTGAACCAATACCAGAATCCCAGAGGTCCTCGCCTGTAGAGACTTCAAAGTCATACAGAAACTCCTCTTCAAGGAGTTCCTATGCCACTGAAACTGTACCAAAGCCCTTGTCCCAGACCAAGAGCTCAGAACGCCCAGGTAGTCAGGAGTGGCATAGACCGGCAGAAGAAGCAGCTCCAAAACCAATTCCAGAATCCAAGAGGTCCTCACCCGTAGAGACTTCAAATTCATATGGAAACCCCTCTTCACGAAGTTCCTATGCCACAGAAACTGTACCAAAGCCCTTGTCCCAGACCAAGAGCTCAGAACGCCCAGGAAGTCAGGAGTGGCATATACCAGCAGAGGAAGCAACTCCTAAACCAATTCCAGATTCCAAGAGGTCCTCTCCTGTAGAGACTTCAAAGTCATATCGAAACCCCTCTTCAAGGAGTTCCTATGCCACTGAAACTCTACCAAAGCCATCATCCCAAACCAAGGGCTCAGAACGCCCAGGAAGTCAGGAGTGGCATAGACCAGCAGAAGAAGCAGCTCCTAAACCAATTGCAGAATCCAAGAGGTCCTCAACCATAGAGACTTCAAAGTCATACGGAAACCCCTCTTATGCCACTGAAACTCTACAAAGGCCCTTGTCCCAGACGAAGAGTTCAATGCGCCAAGGAAGTCAGGAGCGGCATAGACCAGTAGAACAAGCAGCTTCTAAACCAATACCAGAATCCAAGAGGTCCTCTGTGCATGTAGAGACTTCAAAGTCATTTCCAAGGGAGCAATCATCCAGTCTTTCTCCAAAGATTGCAACAGCACGGAGCACTGAAACTCCAAAATCATCAGGTCCTACAGTGGAGAGTGCACCAAAGGAGAAAGCTTCTCATGTCCACCCAAAGCTTCCCGACTCCGATGCAATAATTGCCAAGTTTATGGCCCTCCGGCAGAGTCGACAATAG
- the LOC109946237 gene encoding probable caffeoyl-CoA O-methyltransferase At4g26220 — translation MENTRMPVSTKNPTVLQSQELHEYILKTSVYPREPNALKELRIATANHPMAFMGTAPDAGQLMTFLLKLVNPKKAIEIGVFTGYSLLLTALTIPDDGKITAIDINRKTYEIGLPVIKKAGVEHKIDFVESQALPFLNKLLEDPEKEGSFDFAFVDADKNNYWNYHQRLMKLIKVGGILMYDNTLWGGTVAWPEEDVPEAKRKWRLCAIEFNKLVSADTNVEISQVPLGDGITICRRIC, via the exons ATGGAAAATACAAGAATGCCAGTGAGCACGAAAAACCCAACTGTGTTGCAGAGCCAGGAGTTACATGAG TACATACTGAAGACTAGTGTGTACCCAAGAGAACCAAATGCTCTCAAGGAACTGAGAATTGCTACTGCAAACCACCCAAT GGCTTTCATGGGGACTGCACCTGATGCAGGTCAGCTAATGACCTTTCTCTTGAAACTggtgaacccaaaaaaagcaATTGAAATTGGAGTTTTTACTGGCTACTCTCTTCTCCTCACAGCTCTTACAATTCCTGATGATGGCAAG ATTACAGCCATAGACATCAACCGAAAAACATACGAAATAGGCTTGCCAGTTATAAAAAAAGCCGGTGTGGAACACAAAATTGACTTCGTTGAGTCCCAAGCTCTGCCTTttctcaacaaactcttagaAGAT CCAGAGAAGGAAGGCAGTTTCGACTTTGCTTTTGTTGATGCGGACAAGAACAACTATTGGAACTACCATCAAAGGCTAATGAAACTGATCAAGGTTGGTGGGATACTCATGTATGATAACACACTCTGGGGAGGAACAGTTGCTTGGCCTGAAGAGGATGTTCCAGAGGCCAAAAGGAAGTGGAGGCTGTGCGCAATTGAGTTTAACAAATTGGTTTCTGCTGACACAAACGTTGAAATTTCTCAAGTTCCATTGGGTGATGGGATCACAATCTGCAGGCGCATATGCTGA
- the LOC18771033 gene encoding probable caffeoyl-CoA O-methyltransferase At4g26220 — protein MEHNLKKESDPSQKGLLQSDELYQYILETSVYPRELEPLKELRAATASHPRSQMATAPDAGQLMTMLLKLVDAKKTIEVGVFTGYSLLLTALTIPEDGKIVAVDVNRDAYDQIGLPIIEKAGVQHKIDFIESEALPVLDELLEHHENEGSFDFAFVDADKVNYWKYHERLMKLLKVGGIVVYDNTLWGGTVVMLEESTPEYMKQGRQATIELNKLLAADARVQISHASLGDGITICRRIN, from the exons ATGGAGCACAACCTGAAAAAGGAATCGGATCCTTCACAAAAGGGACTGCTGCAGAGTGATGAGTTATATCAG TATATCTTGGAGACTAGTGTATATCCCCGTGAACTGGAGCCTCTCAAGGAGCTAAGGGCTGCCACTGCCAGCCACCCAAG GTCTCAGATGGCTACTGCACCAGATGCAGGTCAGTTAATGACTATGCTGTTGAAGCTAGTAGATGCAAAGAAGACAATCGAAGTTGGTGTTTTCACCGGATACTCTCTTCTCCTCACTGCTCTTACAATTCCTGAGGATGGCAAG ATTGTAGCGGTAGATGTGAATCGTGACGCATATGATCAAATAGGGTTGCCAATCATAGAGAAAGCTGGTGTTCAACACAAAATTGACTTCATTGAATCTGAAGCCCTACCAGTTCTTGATGAGCTACTAGAACAT CATGAAAATGAAGGCAGTTTCGACTTTGCTTTTGTTGATGCCGACAAGGTGAACTATTGGAAATACCATGAGAGGCTAATGAAGCTGTTGAAGGTGGGTGGCATAGTTGTCTATGATAACACCCTCTGGGGAGGAACAGTTGTAATGCTTGAGGAATCAACTCCAGAATACATGAAACAAGGCAGACAGGCGACTATTGAGCTTAACAAGTTACTCGCAGCCGATGCTCGTGTCCAAATTTCACATGCTTCTTTGGGTGATGGGATCACAATTTGCAGGAGAATTAACTGA
- the LOC18769561 gene encoding deoxyhypusine synthase isoform X2: MVDVVVTTAGGIEEDLIKCLAPTYRGDFSLAGAHLRSKGLNRIGNLLVPNGNYCKFEDWIIPIFDQMLKEQTDQHILWTPSKLIARLGKEINDRRSYLYWAYKNDIPVFCPGLTDGSLGDMLYFHSFRSPGLIVDVVQDIRAMNGEAVHANPRKTGMIILGGGLPKHHICNANMMRNGADYAVFINTAQEFDGSDSGARPDEAVSWGKIRGSAKTVKVHCDATIAFPLLVAETFAKKAVETMT, encoded by the exons ATGGTGGATGTGGTGGTCACAACTGCTGGTGGCATAGAGGAAGATCTTATAAAATGCCTTGCGCCCACTTATAGAGGCGATTTCTCGTTGGCTGGAGCTCATTTGCGGTCGAAAGGCTTGAATCGAATCGGTAATTTGCTTGTTCCTAATGGTAACTACTGCAAGTTTGAGGATTGGATCATACCGATTTTCGACCAGATGTTGAAGGAACAAACTGACCAG CACATATTGTGGACACCGTCTAAATTGATTGCACGCTTGGGGAAGGAAATAAATGATCGACGTTCATATCTTTATTGGGCATACAAG AACGATATCCCAGTTTTCTGTCCAGGCTTAACAGATGGCTCACTGGGAGACATGTTGTACTTTCATTCTTTCCGTAGTCCAGGTCTGATCGTTGATGTAGTGCAAG ATATTAGGGCCATGAATGGCGAAGCTGTCCATGCAAATCCAAGGAAGACTGGAATGATCATTCTCGGAGGGGGCCTGCCCAAACATCACATTTGCAATGCCAACATGATGCGTAATGGTGCGGATTATGCTGTCTTCATCAATACTGCACAAGAGTTTGATGGGAGTGATTCTGGAGCTCGTCCGGATGAGGCCGTATCATGGGGGAAAATACGGGGTTCTGCTAAAACTGTTAAG GTACATTGCgatgcaacaattgctttCCCTCTGCTGGTTGCTGAAACATTTGCCAAGAAAGCTGTCGAGACAATGACTTAA
- the LOC18769561 gene encoding deoxyhypusine synthase isoform X1 produces the protein MEDNLIASAHSSAFRESEDLEGQSSEIEGYDFNQGIDYPRLLSSMLSTGFQASNLGDAIQVVNQMLDWSLADEGVVEDCGEDERDLKYRKSVKCKVFLGFTSNLVSSGIRDTIRYLVEHRMVDVVVTTAGGIEEDLIKCLAPTYRGDFSLAGAHLRSKGLNRIGNLLVPNGNYCKFEDWIIPIFDQMLKEQTDQHILWTPSKLIARLGKEINDRRSYLYWAYKNDIPVFCPGLTDGSLGDMLYFHSFRSPGLIVDVVQDIRAMNGEAVHANPRKTGMIILGGGLPKHHICNANMMRNGADYAVFINTAQEFDGSDSGARPDEAVSWGKIRGSAKTVKVHCDATIAFPLLVAETFAKKAVETMT, from the exons ATGGAAGACAACCTGATAGCAAGCGCGCACTCTTCTGCGTTCAGAGAGTCAGAGGATTTGGAGGGCCAATCCAGCGAAATCGAAGGGTACGATTTCAATCAGGGCATAGATTACCCTCGCCTCCTCAGCTCCATGCTTTCCACTGGCTTCCAAGCCTCCAATCTCGGAGACGCCATTCAAGTCGTCAACCAAATG CTAGATTGGAGCCTAGCAGACGAGGGTGTAGTTGAAGATTGCGGTGAGGACGAGAGGGATTTGAAGTACAGAAAGTCGGTGAAATGCAAGGTGTTTCTGGGTTTTACTTCGAATTTGGTTTCGTCTGGGATTAGAGACACGATTCGGTACTTGGTGGAGCACCGTATGGTGGATGTGGTGGTCACAACTGCTGGTGGCATAGAGGAAGATCTTATAAAATGCCTTGCGCCCACTTATAGAGGCGATTTCTCGTTGGCTGGAGCTCATTTGCGGTCGAAAGGCTTGAATCGAATCGGTAATTTGCTTGTTCCTAATGGTAACTACTGCAAGTTTGAGGATTGGATCATACCGATTTTCGACCAGATGTTGAAGGAACAAACTGACCAG CACATATTGTGGACACCGTCTAAATTGATTGCACGCTTGGGGAAGGAAATAAATGATCGACGTTCATATCTTTATTGGGCATACAAG AACGATATCCCAGTTTTCTGTCCAGGCTTAACAGATGGCTCACTGGGAGACATGTTGTACTTTCATTCTTTCCGTAGTCCAGGTCTGATCGTTGATGTAGTGCAAG ATATTAGGGCCATGAATGGCGAAGCTGTCCATGCAAATCCAAGGAAGACTGGAATGATCATTCTCGGAGGGGGCCTGCCCAAACATCACATTTGCAATGCCAACATGATGCGTAATGGTGCGGATTATGCTGTCTTCATCAATACTGCACAAGAGTTTGATGGGAGTGATTCTGGAGCTCGTCCGGATGAGGCCGTATCATGGGGGAAAATACGGGGTTCTGCTAAAACTGTTAAG GTACATTGCgatgcaacaattgctttCCCTCTGCTGGTTGCTGAAACATTTGCCAAGAAAGCTGTCGAGACAATGACTTAA
- the LOC18769177 gene encoding 60S ribosomal protein L28-1 encodes MATVPGQLIWEVVKKNNSFLVKQFGRGNAGVRFSKEPNNLYNLHSYKHSGLANKKTVTIQPGGKDHSVVLATTKTKKQNKPASLLHKSVIRKEFPRVAKAVINQVADNFYRPDLKKAALARLSVVHRSLKVSKSGVKKRNRQAVKTPGRK; translated from the exons ATGGCTACCGTTCCAGGACAATTGATCTGGGAGGTCGTGAAGAAGAACAACTCCTTCTTGGTGAAGCAGTTCGGCCGAGGCAACGCTGGCGTCCGATTCAGCAAGGAGCCCAACAACCTCTACAACCTCCACTCCTACAAGCATTCTG GCTTGGCGAACAAGAAGACGGTGACTATTCAGCCCGGAGGCAAAGACCATTCTGTGGTGCTCGCCACCACTAAGACGAAGAAGCAGAACAAGCCTGCCAGTTTGCTTCACAAGTCTGTGATCAGGAAGGAGTTTCCTCGTGTGGCCAAGGCTGTTATCAATCAG GTGGCGGATAATTTCTATAGACCCGATTTGAAGAAAGCAGCCCTTGCCAGGCTTAGTGTTGTTCACAGGAGTCTCAAGGTCTCCAAGTCTGGTGTCAAGAAGAGGAATAGGCAGGCTGTCAAGACCCCTGGTAGGAAGTGA
- the LOC18769763 gene encoding histone acetyltransferase type B catalytic subunit translates to MMPNSPPFYNSVIFPASPPLISCSRNPNQKMVQKQGPTADPTATEPKKRRRVGFSHPDAGVDAKDCIKIYLVSSKEEVGASNNFCLDDVDLDRFFDEGKIYGYKGLKITIWVSSISFHAFADIAFESTTDGGKGITDLKSTLQEIFGLTLVESEEEFLQSFSTQRNFIRSIVSNGEVLQYKTSNGQINDSNAATSDVEVVRLVVGKTAAGHLYSHLIPLVLLLIDGSSPIDVVDPSWELYVLIQRKTDQQGEIYNMLLGFTAVYRFYHYPDSSRLRIGQILVLPPYQHKGYGRYLLEVLNDVAISENVYDLTVEEPLDYFQHVRTCVDVLRLLKFDPIKHAVSSAVSQLKQGKLSKKTHTPRLMPDTRVIEDVRKSLKINKKQFLQCWEVFLYLGLDHVDRYMDDFVGIISNRMKEDLIGKDSGIGGKQVIEVPSNYEPEMSFVMFRSQAGEAASTVQIDENQPNQEEQLQQLVDERVKEIKSIAEKVSLQLSIIAEAS, encoded by the exons ATGATGCCCAATTCCCCCCCATTTTATAACAGTGTAATTTTTCCCGCCTCTCCCCCTCTCATTTCCTGCTCCCGAAACCCTAACCAGAAAATGGTCCAGAAGCAAGGACCCACCGCCGATCCCACCGCCACCGAACCTAAGAAACGACGTCGTGTGGGCTTCTCCCATCCCG ATGCTGGAGTAGACGCCAAAGATTGCATCAAGATTTACCTAG TTTCTAGCAAAGAGGAAGTGGGTGCTTCAAACAACTTTTGTTTAGATGATGTTGACTTGGATAGATTTTTTGATGAGGGGAAGATATATGGTTACAAAGGACTGAAG ATTACCATATGGGTTAGCAGTATTTCATTTCATGCCTTTGCTGATATTGCATTTGAGAGCACAACTGAT GGAGGCAAAGGGATCACCGATTTGAAATCAACTCTTCAG GAAATCTTTGGTTTGACCCTTGTTGAGAGTGAGGAGGAGTTCCTACAAAGTTTTTCAACACAGAGGAATTTTATTAG ATCCATTGTCTCGAATGGGGAGGTGTTGCAGTACAAGACCTCCAATGGACAAATAAATGATTCTAATGCAGCCACTTCTGATGTGGAG GTTGTTCGCTTGGTTGTGGGCAAGACAGCTGCTGGACACCTGTACAGTCACTTGATtcctcttgttcttcttcttattgATG GTAGCAGTCCAATTGATGTTGTGGATCCAAGCTGGGAGTTGTATGTCTTGATCCAGAGGAAAACAGATCAGCAGGGGGAAATCTACAATATGTTGCTTGGTTTTACAGCTGTGTATCGTTTTTACCATTATCCTGATAGTTCTCGGTTGCGGATTGGTCAG ATATTGGTATTGCCTCCTTATCAACACAAGGGTTATGGACGATACCTTCTTGAGGTTCTCAATGATGTTGCAATATCTGAAAACGTCTATGACCTCACAGTTGAAGAACCACTGGATTACTTTCAACATGTACGCACTTGTGTTGATGTACTGCGCCTTCTTAAGTTCGATCCAATCAAGCATGCAGTCAGCTCAGCAGTTTCGCAACTAAAGCAAGGAAAATTGTCGAAGAAGACACACACTCCTCGACTCATGCCAGACACTAGAGTCATTGAGGATGTCCGgaaaagtttgaaaatcaACAAGAAACAGTTTCTTCAGTGTTGGGAGGTTTTCCTTTATCTCGGCCTTGATCATGTGGACAGGTATATGGATGATTTTGTGGGAATTATTTCTAATCGCATGAAGGAAGATCTTATCGGAAAAGATTCTGGGATTGGTGGGAAGCAAGTGATTGAAGTCCCAAGCAATTATGAACCCGAGATGTCATTTGTGATGTTCAGGTCACAAGCTGGGGAAGCTGCTAGTACTGTTCAGATAGATGAGAATCAACCAAATCAGGAGGAGCAACTCCAGCAGTTAGTTGATGAGAGAGTGAAAGAGATCAAATCAATAGCTGAGAAAGTGTCTCTGCAGCTCTCTATCATTGCTGAGGCATCATAA